A region of Vibrio tubiashii ATCC 19109 DNA encodes the following proteins:
- a CDS encoding LysR substrate-binding domain-containing protein, with protein MSHNAPTQHSHRFLPPLNALKAFESAARLQSLTKASEELNVTRAAVSQQVKQLEHYLEATLFERSGSKLTLTDDAQYYLPLLTQMFDSLSVGTEQLFERKGRNLLTLNVAQSFCHQWLIPRVSEFKRLNPNLEIKIATTSNPYPNTSQTADIEIINGMLPKESQLTERLTDEHWVLVASPSYLKQHGMMELTDIAEAEKISTSGYRENWTYWFNQVGYCDDWVKPKLHFDHSLLAVEAAVCGLGILLVKDVLVEDQLKQGELIKVGEWKVPCETSHYILCHNPSNSMAVEFFDWLRHSYN; from the coding sequence ATGTCTCATAACGCTCCCACACAACACTCGCATCGATTTTTACCGCCACTTAATGCATTGAAGGCGTTTGAGTCTGCCGCGAGGCTGCAAAGCCTGACCAAGGCCTCTGAAGAATTGAATGTCACTCGCGCTGCGGTGAGCCAACAGGTGAAACAGCTTGAACACTACTTAGAGGCAACCTTGTTCGAACGCAGTGGCTCTAAGCTGACACTCACAGATGATGCGCAATATTATCTGCCTCTTCTAACACAGATGTTTGACTCACTGTCGGTTGGAACAGAGCAGCTCTTTGAGCGTAAGGGACGGAACTTACTCACACTCAATGTTGCTCAAAGCTTCTGTCATCAGTGGCTTATTCCAAGGGTATCGGAGTTTAAGCGTCTTAACCCAAATCTCGAGATCAAGATTGCCACTACATCCAATCCTTACCCAAATACAAGTCAAACTGCTGATATTGAAATCATCAACGGCATGTTACCAAAAGAGAGCCAGCTTACAGAGCGGCTCACTGATGAGCATTGGGTTCTAGTCGCTTCTCCGAGTTACTTAAAGCAACACGGCATGATGGAGTTAACTGATATTGCTGAGGCTGAAAAGATCTCAACCTCGGGGTATAGAGAAAATTGGACCTACTGGTTTAATCAAGTCGGTTATTGCGATGACTGGGTGAAACCAAAGCTCCATTTTGACCACTCGCTTCTCGCTGTGGAAGCTGCGGTTTGCGGCTTGGGTATTTTGTTGGTCAAAGATGTGTTAGTCGAAGATCAACTAAAGCAGGGCGAGCTGATAAAAGTTGGAGAGTGGAAGGTCCCTTGTGAAACGAGCCACTATATTCTGTGCCATAACCCATCTAACTCAATGGCTGTCGAGTTTTTCGATTGGTTAAGGCACAGTTATAATTAG
- a CDS encoding chemotaxis protein gives MAKPVSKANQSQGMLMFTLTSSNQLFAIGTLKVREIVPFQPTTQIPYSHHHVIGTVTIRDKTIPVINMPAAIGFRPIQPEEYDSCYLIVTDCLRTVVAFMVRSIEKIIECDWKSIESAPKSAGSNVFVTGITRFEEQIVQMLDVELLLSKIYPQYESTNIPMLTDIERERLKALNILLVDDSSIARKQLSDALDSINISYQICNNGLDALDLMRSEASANRPVDLLVSDIEMPGLDGYELAFETQNDPELKNSYVILHTSLSSEICVDRAQQVGAHEALEKFNAGDLIQAMLRGAGKLESGNVREEMPEGV, from the coding sequence ATGGCAAAACCAGTTAGTAAAGCAAATCAGTCGCAAGGCATGCTGATGTTTACTTTGACCAGCAGTAATCAGTTGTTCGCCATTGGTACTCTAAAAGTTAGAGAAATTGTGCCATTTCAACCGACGACACAAATCCCCTACTCACACCACCATGTGATTGGGACCGTCACAATTCGCGATAAAACCATCCCAGTAATTAATATGCCTGCTGCGATTGGTTTTCGTCCAATTCAGCCTGAAGAGTACGACTCGTGCTATCTAATCGTTACAGACTGCTTACGTACTGTGGTTGCTTTTATGGTGCGCTCAATTGAAAAGATCATCGAGTGTGATTGGAAGTCGATCGAATCCGCGCCTAAAAGTGCGGGTTCAAACGTGTTCGTTACCGGTATTACTCGCTTTGAAGAGCAAATCGTTCAGATGTTGGATGTCGAGTTGCTGCTATCAAAAATTTATCCGCAGTATGAATCAACTAACATTCCAATGCTTACCGATATTGAGCGCGAAAGACTTAAAGCGCTGAATATCTTACTGGTGGATGACTCTTCTATCGCCCGTAAGCAACTTTCGGATGCCCTAGACAGCATCAATATCTCGTATCAGATATGCAATAATGGTTTAGATGCGCTTGATCTGATGCGCAGTGAAGCATCAGCTAACCGTCCCGTTGATCTACTCGTTAGTGACATCGAAATGCCAGGCTTAGACGGCTATGAGCTCGCGTTCGAGACTCAAAACGATCCTGAGCTCAAAAATAGTTATGTGATTCTTCATACTTCTCTTTCAAGTGAGATCTGTGTTGACCGGGCACAACAAGTAGGTGCCCATGAAGCACTAGAAAAATTTAATGCGGGTGATTTGATCCAAGCTATGCTACGTGGAGCCGGCAAGCTAGAATCGGGAAATGTTCGAGAAGAAATGCCTGAAGGTGTCTGA
- a CDS encoding putative hemolysin, whose product MKKTCFALVAASVAVLAGCANEPDEYEVKEYTSMANPAAVYCVQQGGELETVTENEERVTYCQLPNGERVEEWDYYRQNHKEQ is encoded by the coding sequence ATGAAGAAAACGTGTTTTGCTCTAGTTGCTGCCAGTGTTGCCGTTCTAGCAGGTTGTGCCAATGAGCCTGATGAATATGAAGTAAAAGAATACACTTCAATGGCTAATCCAGCCGCAGTGTATTGTGTGCAGCAAGGTGGTGAACTTGAGACAGTGACCGAGAATGAAGAACGTGTCACATACTGCCAACTACCAAATGGCGAACGCGTTGAAGAGTGGGATTACTACCGCCAAAACCATAAAGAGCAATAG
- a CDS encoding DHH family phosphoesterase codes for MSEQKYRLVTRSDFDGLVCAVLLKQLDLIDDIKFVHPKDMQDGVIEITSNDIVTNLPYVKQAHLVFDHHLSELLRNPERYENHIIDPDAPSAARVVWEHYGGREFFPAEWEDMMEAVDKGDSAQFNRDEVLDSTGWNLLNFLMDARTGLGRFREFRISNYALMMDLIEYCKSHTIEELLDLPDVKERIELYREHENLFKEQIQRCATVYDNLIFLDLTGEEVIYAGNRFIIYALYPQCNISIHKMWGFQKQNTVFATGKSIFDRSSKTNVGELMLKYGGGGHKAAGTCQIDNDKAEAVQQELISAITSDG; via the coding sequence ATGTCGGAGCAAAAATATCGACTTGTTACGCGAAGCGACTTTGATGGTCTAGTGTGTGCAGTACTGTTAAAGCAATTGGATCTTATCGACGACATTAAGTTCGTTCACCCAAAAGACATGCAAGATGGGGTCATTGAGATAACCTCCAATGATATTGTAACTAACTTGCCTTATGTGAAGCAGGCGCATCTTGTATTTGATCACCACCTATCGGAATTATTGCGCAATCCAGAAAGGTATGAAAATCATATTATCGACCCAGATGCCCCTTCTGCGGCTAGGGTGGTTTGGGAGCACTATGGGGGGAGAGAGTTTTTTCCAGCCGAATGGGAAGATATGATGGAGGCGGTCGATAAGGGTGACTCGGCTCAGTTTAATCGAGATGAAGTTCTGGATTCGACGGGTTGGAATCTATTGAATTTCCTGATGGATGCGCGAACTGGCCTTGGCCGCTTTCGAGAGTTTCGCATTTCCAATTATGCGTTGATGATGGATTTGATTGAGTACTGTAAGAGCCATACGATTGAAGAGCTACTCGATCTTCCTGATGTCAAAGAGCGTATCGAGTTATACCGTGAGCACGAAAACCTGTTTAAAGAACAGATTCAACGTTGTGCGACGGTGTATGACAATCTTATCTTTCTCGATTTAACAGGCGAAGAGGTCATCTACGCGGGTAATCGATTTATCATCTATGCGCTTTACCCTCAATGTAATATCTCTATCCATAAAATGTGGGGTTTTCAAAAGCAAAACACGGTGTTTGCTACCGGGAAGTCTATTTTTGATCGCAGCTCTAAAACGAATGTGGGTGAGTTGATGCTCAAGTACGGTGGCGGTGGGCATAAGGCCGCAGGTACGTGTCAGATTGATAATGATAAAGCAGAGGCTGTCCAACAAGAACTAATCAGTGCAATCACTAGCGATGGTTAA
- a CDS encoding 5'-nucleotidase C-terminal domain-containing protein: MKYSPLALAFLSAVVASGCTTQTSNETPFDLTILHINDHHSHLEPSTQKLKLAGQSTYTEVGGFPALITALNQRTEANENVLKLHAGDAISGTLYYALFKGEADAAMMNHACFDAFALGNHEFDDSDAGLAQFLDWMNEGECSKETEVLAANVIPKQGVSPLAMNSANDYFKPYTVKQYGEHQIGIVGIDIADKTMNSSNPDETTQFLNEVETAQKYIDELVAKGVSNIVLLTHYQYSNDLQLAEALTDVDVIIGGDSHTLLGDFAAVGLKSEGAYPTLMKNKDGDQVCVAQAWQYSQILGELSVSFDGKGKVAACNGTPHLLIGSEFKRKDENGKKQTLEGAELAAVLADVEAQPNLIQVKPDAATQQTLSTFTQKLDVMKDQEIAQSSELLCYERVPGQQKHNGADGCDTHTNLHGSQVADLVAQAFLAQTKRADVAIQNGGGARANIPQGKFTVAGATKVLPFSNTMVNLQMTGAEVKKVLNQAVDKAYAEYVDNSAKGSDGAYPYAAGIRYDVDFNRPEGQRVHNVEVKAKGDGSWSKLSNDRELIVVTNDYIAGGKDGYIAFGEVSADKSKYENTLKLYTETFIDYVRDLAANGKKIEAVAEQDRSTQAFTPKAN, encoded by the coding sequence ATGAAATATAGCCCATTGGCACTAGCCTTCCTGTCAGCAGTGGTTGCTTCAGGGTGTACAACACAAACTTCGAATGAAACGCCATTCGACCTAACGATTTTACATATCAACGATCATCACTCTCATTTAGAACCTTCCACACAGAAACTCAAACTTGCGGGTCAATCGACTTACACTGAAGTGGGTGGATTTCCGGCACTGATCACCGCGCTAAATCAGCGTACAGAAGCAAACGAGAACGTATTAAAGCTTCATGCTGGTGACGCTATCTCTGGCACGCTTTACTACGCGCTATTTAAAGGTGAAGCGGATGCGGCGATGATGAATCACGCTTGCTTTGATGCTTTTGCACTTGGTAATCATGAATTTGATGATAGTGATGCAGGGTTAGCACAGTTCTTAGATTGGATGAATGAAGGTGAGTGCTCAAAAGAGACAGAAGTGCTCGCAGCTAACGTGATTCCTAAGCAAGGCGTCTCTCCTCTCGCAATGAACTCTGCCAACGACTACTTTAAGCCATACACGGTAAAACAATATGGTGAGCATCAGATTGGTATCGTCGGTATTGATATTGCAGACAAGACCATGAACTCATCAAACCCAGACGAAACTACACAGTTCTTAAACGAAGTTGAAACGGCGCAAAAATACATCGATGAATTGGTTGCTAAAGGGGTGTCGAATATCGTTTTATTGACCCACTACCAATACTCGAACGACCTTCAGCTTGCTGAGGCTCTTACTGATGTAGACGTTATCATCGGCGGTGACTCACATACTCTATTGGGCGATTTCGCTGCTGTCGGCTTAAAGAGTGAAGGGGCTTACCCAACACTAATGAAGAACAAAGATGGCGATCAAGTATGTGTCGCTCAAGCTTGGCAATATTCACAAATTCTTGGCGAGCTATCGGTTTCATTTGATGGCAAAGGCAAGGTAGCAGCTTGTAACGGCACGCCACATCTACTGATTGGTTCCGAGTTCAAACGCAAAGACGAAAATGGTAAAAAGCAGACACTTGAAGGAGCTGAATTGGCCGCAGTGTTGGCTGATGTAGAAGCACAACCTAACCTTATTCAAGTTAAACCAGACGCTGCAACACAACAAACCTTATCCACGTTTACACAAAAGCTTGATGTAATGAAGGATCAAGAGATTGCACAATCTTCTGAGCTACTGTGTTACGAGCGTGTTCCTGGTCAGCAAAAACACAATGGCGCAGACGGCTGTGATACACACACTAACCTACACGGATCTCAAGTGGCCGACCTTGTCGCGCAAGCGTTCTTAGCCCAAACCAAACGCGCCGATGTTGCGATTCAAAACGGCGGTGGCGCACGTGCAAACATTCCTCAAGGTAAGTTCACCGTAGCGGGAGCCACAAAAGTGCTGCCATTTAGCAACACCATGGTGAACCTACAAATGACGGGAGCGGAAGTTAAGAAGGTACTTAACCAAGCCGTAGACAAAGCTTACGCAGAGTATGTTGATAACAGCGCTAAAGGCTCAGATGGTGCTTACCCTTACGCTGCCGGTATTCGATATGACGTCGACTTTAACCGACCAGAAGGGCAGCGCGTTCACAATGTAGAGGTCAAAGCTAAAGGCGATGGCAGTTGGTCTAAATTGAGCAATGACAGAGAGCTGATTGTCGTGACCAATGATTACATCGCAGGTGGTAAAGATGGCTACATTGCCTTTGGTGAAGTCTCGGCTGATAAGTCGAAATACGAAAACACATTAAAGCTCTACACAGAGACCTTTATTGACTACGTCCGTGACCTAGCAGCAAACGGTAAGAAGATTGAAGCTGTTGCCGAGCAAGACCGCAGCACTCAAGCATTCACTCCAAAAGCTAACTAA
- a CDS encoding L-serine ammonia-lyase — translation MLSIFDIFKVGVGPSSSHTNGPMLAGYHFTRLLASSITKVSRVQVDLYGSLSLTGKGHHTDRAVILGLLGNKPDTIKMASAKQALATTIQEGHLILAGAHTIDFSYDSDILFHSDNLPLHENGMTITAYDSLGNQLAFETYYSIGGGFIATAKELEEGGNANSVDVPFPFTSADEMLEMAETNGLSLGGMILKNEVNFFNEDEITRKAEQIWKVMSLCMQRGFETEGILEGGLNVTRRAPNLLKKLEANAAVENDPMEIMDWINLFAFAVSEENAAGGQVVTSPTNGAAGVIPAVLMYYHRFIKELDTKQLKDFLAVAGAIGILYKTNASISGAEVGCQGEVGVSSSMAAAGLTALRGGSNEQICIAAEIAMEHSLGMTCDPIGGLVQVPCIERNAMGAMKAINASRMALKRTSKCLISLDKVIATMYQTGKDMNKKYRETSLGGLAVIHMAPPCE, via the coding sequence ATGCTGTCGATATTTGATATTTTCAAAGTGGGGGTTGGGCCTTCAAGCTCTCATACCAACGGGCCGATGCTCGCAGGTTATCATTTTACGCGCCTTCTCGCTTCATCCATAACCAAAGTCAGCCGTGTCCAAGTCGATCTTTATGGTTCTCTGTCACTGACAGGCAAAGGACACCACACGGACAGAGCCGTGATCTTAGGATTACTAGGCAACAAGCCCGACACAATTAAAATGGCCAGTGCCAAACAAGCACTTGCCACCACTATACAGGAAGGTCATCTGATCCTTGCGGGTGCTCACACCATCGATTTTAGCTATGACAGCGACATCTTATTCCATAGTGATAACCTTCCTCTGCATGAAAATGGCATGACGATTACTGCCTATGACTCACTCGGCAATCAGTTAGCTTTTGAAACCTACTACTCTATTGGCGGTGGATTTATTGCTACAGCCAAAGAGCTCGAAGAAGGTGGTAACGCCAACAGCGTCGATGTTCCATTTCCATTTACAAGCGCAGACGAGATGCTAGAAATGGCCGAAACAAACGGCCTTAGCCTCGGCGGTATGATTCTAAAAAATGAAGTAAACTTTTTTAATGAAGATGAAATCACACGAAAGGCAGAACAAATCTGGAAAGTGATGTCTTTGTGTATGCAGCGTGGCTTCGAGACCGAGGGCATCTTAGAAGGTGGTCTTAACGTCACAAGGCGCGCACCTAACTTACTTAAAAAGTTGGAAGCGAATGCTGCGGTTGAAAACGATCCAATGGAAATCATGGATTGGATCAACCTGTTTGCTTTCGCTGTCAGCGAAGAGAACGCTGCCGGTGGACAAGTGGTGACCTCTCCGACCAACGGTGCAGCCGGCGTTATTCCTGCGGTGCTCATGTATTACCACCGCTTTATCAAAGAACTTGATACAAAACAGCTTAAAGACTTCCTTGCTGTCGCGGGTGCAATTGGCATTTTGTACAAAACCAATGCTTCAATCTCTGGTGCAGAGGTTGGCTGTCAGGGTGAAGTAGGTGTCTCATCATCAATGGCAGCAGCAGGCTTAACCGCGCTTCGTGGTGGTAGCAACGAGCAAATCTGTATTGCAGCAGAAATTGCGATGGAGCATTCTCTTGGCATGACGTGTGATCCAATCGGCGGTCTAGTTCAAGTTCCTTGTATCGAGCGTAATGCAATGGGTGCGATGAAAGCGATCAATGCTTCACGAATGGCGCTTAAACGTACCAGTAAGTGTCTTATCTCGCTCGATAAAGTCATCGCGACCATGTATCAAACCGGTAAAGACATGAATAAGAAGTATCGCGAAACTTCTTTAGGAGGCCTAGCGGTTATCCATATGGCTCCACCTTGCGAGTAA
- a CDS encoding FAD-dependent oxidoreductase has translation MSSHLSYWFKQALEMEQPLDTQTITTDISADVAIVGGGYTGLWTAIMLKQQQPELDIVVIDKGLCGSGASGANGGCMLTWSTKYPTLKRLFGEDQARWLVEESEQAVYDIEKFCLEHNIDAHLYRSGTYYTATNSAQQGQMKPVVEQLDQLACNSWNVCSEQELRSSSGSKQHLEGYFSPAAGSVQPALLVRGLRRVAIELGIKVYENSAMEKVDFGEPAVVHTPQGKIYADKVVLGLNAWMVEHFKQFKRSIVVVSSDMVITDPIEKQLKQSGLKKGAAVVDSRIFVHYYRDTRDGRLMLGKGGNQFSFANRVDPMFNKQSQYVDLLSRSFANLFPELNQSKFAYSWTGGSDRSVTGLPFFGNLDGQKNIFYGFGYSGNGVTQTRVGAKILTSLVLERKDVWSQCGLAQGPLGHFPPEPIRWLGAMVVRNAVRRKEDAEDREEKPKLLDKWLAKFAGAAGKADKVT, from the coding sequence ATGTCATCTCATCTATCTTATTGGTTCAAACAAGCGCTAGAAATGGAGCAGCCGCTCGATACTCAAACTATCACTACGGACATTTCAGCCGATGTGGCGATCGTTGGAGGAGGTTACACAGGGCTTTGGACTGCTATTATGCTCAAACAGCAACAACCTGAGCTTGATATCGTAGTCATAGATAAAGGGTTATGTGGCAGTGGTGCTTCTGGTGCCAATGGTGGCTGTATGTTGACTTGGTCAACCAAATACCCAACGCTCAAACGTCTATTCGGCGAAGATCAGGCGCGATGGCTGGTGGAGGAGTCTGAGCAGGCCGTGTATGACATTGAGAAGTTCTGCCTTGAGCACAATATAGACGCGCATCTCTATCGCAGCGGTACTTACTATACCGCGACTAATTCAGCACAGCAGGGGCAGATGAAGCCTGTCGTTGAGCAATTGGATCAACTCGCTTGCAACAGTTGGAATGTCTGTTCAGAACAAGAACTGCGTTCATCATCTGGCTCGAAGCAACACCTTGAAGGATATTTCTCTCCCGCTGCTGGCAGTGTGCAACCGGCCTTGCTCGTGCGAGGTTTGCGTCGGGTGGCGATTGAGCTTGGAATCAAGGTATACGAAAACAGTGCGATGGAGAAGGTTGATTTCGGTGAGCCTGCGGTTGTGCATACCCCGCAAGGAAAGATCTACGCAGATAAGGTCGTGTTGGGCTTAAATGCTTGGATGGTGGAGCATTTTAAGCAATTCAAGCGCAGTATTGTTGTCGTCTCATCAGATATGGTTATCACCGATCCGATTGAAAAGCAGCTAAAACAAAGCGGATTGAAAAAGGGGGCTGCTGTCGTCGATTCAAGGATCTTTGTTCATTATTACCGAGATACCCGAGACGGGCGTTTAATGCTAGGGAAAGGGGGCAATCAGTTCTCGTTTGCTAATCGCGTTGACCCTATGTTTAACAAGCAAAGCCAATATGTCGATTTGCTCTCGCGCTCTTTTGCTAATCTTTTTCCAGAGCTTAACCAGTCTAAATTTGCCTACAGTTGGACAGGAGGCTCTGATCGATCTGTGACAGGCTTACCTTTCTTTGGCAACTTAGACGGACAGAAGAACATATTCTATGGCTTCGGCTACTCCGGCAATGGGGTTACTCAGACCCGAGTGGGTGCCAAGATTCTTACCTCTCTGGTGTTAGAACGAAAAGATGTTTGGTCACAATGTGGTTTAGCACAAGGTCCATTAGGTCACTTTCCGCCAGAGCCGATCCGTTGGTTGGGAGCAATGGTGGTGAGAAATGCGGTGCGCAGGAAAGAAGACGCCGAAGACAGGGAAGAGAAACCAAAGCTGTTAGATAAATGGTTAGCTAAGTTTGCTGGAGCAGCAGGTAAAGCAGACAAGGTGACTTAA
- a CDS encoding GGDEF domain-containing protein, whose protein sequence is MTDDDFKKSTANLKKAVPLMMKNHVAATPANYALWYTYVDNAIPQLNRELDSVVENYGVCPPAAGEQLYNNYVASRSETDMMELRSNIEILVNEVASSMTDTLTDTSQFSKLIDKSFDNLERVEGEAVSMDEVMTVVRQLVAESREIRHSTRFLNNQLETATKEINLLKTQLAEVQQDALFDALTSLYNRRAFDNDISTLTRSEQKMCLILADIDHFKSFNDTYGHLFGDTVIKGIARRLQLSCRDGIQAYRFGGEEFALIVPNKTLRIARQFGESLRRAVEKLSIKDRRTAQQVGNITISMGVAELQPGESAESLIERADKLLYEAKELGRNRVMPI, encoded by the coding sequence ATGACAGACGACGACTTCAAGAAATCGACGGCTAACCTTAAAAAAGCTGTCCCGCTAATGATGAAAAACCACGTAGCCGCCACACCGGCTAACTACGCTTTGTGGTACACCTACGTGGATAACGCGATTCCTCAGCTCAACCGTGAGTTAGATAGTGTCGTGGAAAATTATGGTGTCTGCCCACCTGCTGCCGGCGAACAACTCTACAACAACTATGTCGCGAGCCGTTCTGAGACCGATATGATGGAGCTACGCTCCAATATAGAAATATTGGTCAATGAAGTAGCTAGCTCTATGACGGACACTCTGACAGACACATCTCAATTCTCTAAGCTTATCGACAAGAGCTTTGACAATCTAGAACGTGTCGAGGGCGAGGCTGTTTCGATGGACGAAGTGATGACTGTCGTACGTCAACTTGTCGCTGAATCCAGAGAGATCAGGCATTCAACTCGCTTTCTCAATAATCAGCTAGAAACGGCAACCAAAGAGATCAACCTACTTAAGACTCAACTCGCTGAAGTACAACAAGACGCACTGTTTGATGCACTCACGAGCTTGTACAATCGCCGAGCATTCGATAACGATATCAGTACATTAACCCGCTCTGAGCAGAAAATGTGTTTGATTCTTGCTGACATTGACCACTTCAAGTCGTTTAACGATACCTACGGTCATTTGTTTGGTGATACGGTGATAAAAGGCATTGCGCGCAGGCTTCAATTAAGTTGCCGTGACGGGATACAAGCTTATCGATTTGGTGGCGAAGAGTTTGCACTGATTGTGCCAAACAAAACGCTACGTATTGCCCGCCAGTTTGGTGAGAGCTTGCGACGAGCAGTAGAGAAGCTCTCAATCAAAGATCGCCGCACCGCACAACAGGTTGGAAACATTACTATTTCAATGGGGGTTGCTGAGCTGCAACCGGGTGAATCTGCCGAGTCTCTCATCGAGCGAGCTGATAAGCTTCTTTATGAAGCAAAAGAACTAGGAAGAAATCGCGTGATGCCTATATAG
- a CDS encoding YdcF family protein: protein MNIINVVLVLGKRLFNNTLTLEGRTRVEALTTAIQSLQLEQSAIIFCGGATDGQTQTEARAMFDYFKLCYEGELPPNIILEDTSTNTIENIQNAADKLIASQLCRSGQEVNVQFVSNDYHLKRIFEIQTLMDEQGLLRTLKSRCAESGLKLNIPMSLEAHVCVPYPHITPLGQIFLRLDELTTYRVYLEGVKSGTFTRPLEQVRQQPYQIAMAAIQELKQLLSEHSDLKTLALIENAVEKTSPSATPMEVVEQLRILDQCLTSLNRQYDPERQGMSKL, encoded by the coding sequence ATGAACATTATTAATGTGGTGCTCGTCCTAGGTAAGCGCTTGTTCAACAATACGCTAACGCTTGAGGGCAGAACAAGGGTCGAAGCATTAACGACAGCCATCCAAAGCCTTCAGCTTGAGCAGAGCGCGATTATATTCTGTGGTGGGGCGACGGATGGGCAAACGCAAACCGAAGCTCGGGCTATGTTTGATTACTTTAAGCTTTGTTATGAGGGTGAACTGCCTCCGAACATTATTCTTGAAGACACATCCACCAACACTATCGAGAACATCCAAAATGCCGCAGATAAATTGATAGCAAGTCAGTTATGTAGGAGTGGGCAGGAAGTGAATGTCCAGTTTGTCTCGAATGATTATCATCTGAAAAGGATATTCGAAATACAAACCTTGATGGATGAGCAGGGTTTACTTCGTACGTTGAAAAGTCGCTGCGCAGAGAGTGGCTTGAAACTCAATATTCCTATGTCTTTAGAAGCACATGTTTGTGTGCCTTATCCCCACATCACCCCATTGGGTCAAATATTCTTGCGGCTAGATGAGCTCACGACTTATCGGGTCTATTTAGAGGGTGTGAAGAGCGGAACTTTTACCAGACCATTGGAGCAAGTCAGGCAACAGCCTTATCAAATCGCGATGGCGGCAATTCAAGAGCTTAAACAACTTTTATCTGAGCACAGTGACTTGAAAACCTTAGCACTGATCGAAAATGCAGTGGAGAAAACAAGTCCTTCAGCAACACCAATGGAAGTGGTAGAACAGCTACGAATATTGGACCAGTGCTTAACTAGCCTCAATCGACAATACGATCCAGAGCGGCAAGGTATGTCAAAGCTCTGA
- the ppiC gene encoding peptidylprolyl isomerase PpiC, translating into MANTAAALHILVKHKEQAEDIIKQLKKGAKFQTLAKKYSTCPSGKKGGDLGEFRKGQMVPQFDKVCFSGETLVPHLVKTKFGWHVVKVLYRT; encoded by the coding sequence ATGGCTAATACAGCAGCCGCTCTGCACATTCTGGTAAAGCATAAAGAGCAAGCGGAAGATATTATCAAGCAGCTTAAGAAAGGCGCTAAATTTCAAACTCTCGCCAAGAAGTACTCAACGTGCCCATCGGGCAAAAAGGGTGGTGACTTAGGTGAGTTTCGCAAAGGTCAGATGGTTCCACAGTTCGACAAAGTTTGCTTCTCTGGCGAAACACTGGTTCCTCATCTAGTGAAAACTAAATTCGGTTGGCATGTGGTGAAAGTGCTTTATCGTACCTAA